Part of the Siniperca chuatsi isolate FFG_IHB_CAS linkage group LG6, ASM2008510v1, whole genome shotgun sequence genome, AGAGCGTTGTCCCGACTCACGAGTGCTATGCTGAGTTTTATTTCACCTGGTACTTCCTGCTCAGTGCTTCTACCTTTGAGTTCTTCACCCCATTTGTGTCTGTGGCTTTCTTCAACCTCAGCATTTACCTGAACATCCAGCGCAGGAACAAGAACGGAGGCGCCTGCGCCGAGGACGAAGGCAAGACGCAGAGGAACAGTAAAAAGcacagagaaggaggaggctgGTCTGTGTTTTTCGTGAAGACTCGGAAGGTGTCGTCCAGCGAGCCTACTGCTATCTCTGCAGTTATCGAGGACGACGATATCCTGTCCCCTTCCTCCAGGGACCCCAATCCCAGTCAGATATTCATGCAGAGGGAGAAGCTCTCTCCTAACAGAAAAAACTCCAGGCTGTTACAGGACACGGCCTCCTGCATGGCGCCTAGCCGCAGGACACAGGCATCTCGTCTTTCACGAGACAAAAAGATTGCCAAATCTTTGGCCATTATTGTCTGCATTTTTGGGATTTGCTGGGCTCCTTACACTCTACTAATGATTATTCGCGCAGCCTGTAGCGGTGCATGTGTGGCGAACTACTGGTACGAGATTACATTCTGGCTTCTGTGGCTGAACTCTGCCATCAACCCGTTCTTGTACCCTCTGTGCCACAGCAGCTTTCGAAGGGCTTTCTCAAAGATACTGTGTCCTAAAAGACAATCAGTCCAGCCTCAGATTGAGGCTCAGTCTTGTTAGATGAACTCAATTGCACTTCCATGCTCTATAAATGCAGTAACTGTTGTTGgtcaaacactgtaaaaaacaaacaaatacatactGTTCTTCCATTcaaaaaaatccagttttcaaaaatgtttgcattgaAGTGAGGTGTGCGAGGATTGTCACAGCATATCTGACAGCAATACGACAATTCAACATAGTCATAAAAAATGTGCgagaaaataaactgcagttaTAATATTCTTAATGACAGGGTAAAGCAGTGGAGTCTCATGACAGCTTTAAAAGCGGATATAATTGCCTTTGATTAAAGCGCCCCGAAGAGCCGATGTCAGATTTTTCAAATGGTGTAtgtcttcattttaaaatatgtaaagtaTGCTAACCTCCACAGACAATCTCCGTAAGGACGGGAGAGTGACGTGGTTTAGGCTTTCTCACCACTCAGTTCTTTATGTGCTGAAGGCTGTGAAATGATGAATTTGATGACCATAATTT contains:
- the LOC122877185 gene encoding histamine H3 receptor, which encodes MKKVYNDFGFQLTMGAHILESNSSGNLTPAVSEAGTVLPGYLAVILSVLMVTLVVVVVAGNALVIMAFIVDKTLRNQSNYFFLNLAISDFLVGAFCIPVYIPYSLTGRWMLGKGLCKVWLVMDYLLCTASVFNIVLISYDRFLSVTRAVKYRAQRNMTRQAVFKMVAVWGLAFLLYGPAIIFWETIVGQSVVPTHECYAEFYFTWYFLLSASTFEFFTPFVSVAFFNLSIYLNIQRRNKNGGACAEDEGKTQRNSKKHREGGGWSVFFVKTRKVSSSEPTAISAVIEDDDILSPSSRDPNPSQIFMQREKLSPNRKNSRLLQDTASCMAPSRRTQASRLSRDKKIAKSLAIIVCIFGICWAPYTLLMIIRAACSGACVANYWYEITFWLLWLNSAINPFLYPLCHSSFRRAFSKILCPKRQSVQPQIEAQSC